Sequence from the Amycolatopsis sp. NBC_00345 genome:
GGAGGACGCGCAGGGAGAGGCAAGTGCCGTTCGCGGCGATCGGGGGTAGGACGGCGTGGACGCGGATGCGGCCGCCGGGGCCGGGGAGCCAGCCGTCCACGTACGGCTGGGCGTCGTCGAGTCTGCGGCCCGCGGCGAGCGCGAGCCGCTGCGCGAGACGGCGGACAGCCTCCTCGTCGGCGAAACGGACTGCCGTGCGAGTGAGGCCTTCGGGGCCGTCGGACCAGACCTGGTCGGGCGCGGTGACGAGGACATCGGTGACGGTCGGGTCCTCGAGCAGCGGTGCGAGCGGGCCCGCGCCGACGAATTCGTCGCGGGCCTGGCGAACGGCGTCCAGGACGGCGTCGTGGCTGAGCGCGCCGCCGGCCTCCGCTCGCACCGCCTCGGCGACGGCCACCGGATCGGCCGGACGGCTCTCCCCCGCCAGCCGATGGCGGACCCGCTCGACGAAGTCCGTGGTCATGCGACGGCCGCGAATCGGTGGCGGGCGGCGGTGGGGCCGAGGTTCGGGTGGGTGGTGGCCGGCGCCGCGGGACTGTCGCAAGTGGACGACGGGTGGCGGTAGTCCGGTGCGTTCCGGAGAGGGGGAACGGGGGCGGGTGAGGACATCGACGGGCTCCGGAGGTCAGGGGGTGACTGCGGGGTGGGGGCGGCGCCAGGCCGAGTGGCTGGGGCGCGGGCGGGTCGGCGGAGTGGGCGGGGTTGGCGGCATGGGCGGAGTTAGTGGCAATGGGCGGGGTTAGTGGCGTGGGCGAGGTTGGCGGTATTGGTGGGGTTAGTGGCGTGGGCGGGCGAGTGGCGTGGGCGGACGGACTGGCGGACATGGGCGAGCGAGTGGCCTGGGCGGACGGACTGGCGGACGTGGGCGTACGGACGGGCCGTGGGCGGGTGAGTGGCGGGGCTGGACGGAGGCTCGATGGCCGATCCGCGTCCGGCGTTCATGCGGCGGCATAACCCGGTGGAGCGGGAGCGGCGTGGTCCTGGGCGGAGGCGAGGATCGCGCGGGCCGTGGTGGTCAGGGGGCCTCGAGGGTGGAGGGTGAACTCACCGCTTTCCAGGGACTCGGCCAGGCGGCGTTCGGGTGGGAGGGTGGCCAGCAGGGGCGGGCCGAGGAGGGCGGCGGTGCTCGACGGGGATGCGCCGGTGATCGAGCGTCCACTTGCGACCACCGACAGGCGATCGGAGTGGGCGGAGAGGCGGCGGAGGACCTGCTTCGCCGCCATGCAGGCGCGGAACTCCTGCGGGACGATCAGCACGACCAGGTCTGCGACGGCGCTTACGGCCAGTGCGCCGTCGTCCAGGGAGCGGGACAGGTCGCAGACCACGGTCCGCCCCGCGCGCCGGCCGGCGGTCACGACGGCGGACAAGGCGTCCGGTGTGGGGCCCGGGCCCTCGCGGCCGCAGGACAGCACCGGAAGCGCATCGCGGGACGGCAGGGCCTCGACGAGCCTTGGGATCGAGACGCGGCCTGACAAGCGCACCTCGGGCCAGCGGAGGCCCTCCTCCTTCTCCAGGCCAAGCAGCAAGTCCACGCCACCGCCGAGGGGGTCGCAGTCGACCAGGAGGGCCGGCGACGAGCGGGCGGCCTCGAGTGCGACGGCGGCAGCCAGCACCGAGGCGCCCGCGCCGCCGCGACCGCCGACCACGGCGATCACCGGGCCCGGCGGGCCGGCCGGGCCGTCGACCACGTCGGCGAAGGCGACGATCAGGTCCGCCTCGTCGTCGGGCAGGCAGAGGACCTGGTCGGCGCCGACGGCGAACGCGCGGCGCCACGTCTCCTCACCCGGCGTGCCCTTGCACACCAGCAGCACGCCGGCCCGGCGGGGCAGGCCGACGCGGACGGCCGCGGCCTCCTCGTCCAGCACCACGAGTGGCGCGCGAGTCCAGCGGCCGCGGGCCGCCAGCAGGTCGGGCTCGCGGTCGAGCTCGCAGCCCGCGACCGCGGCCACACGCAGGATCTCGTCGAGCACCGTCTCATCAGTGGCGACGACGAGCGGACGTTCCGTGGCCATGGTCCCTCCCCGGGAGTAGTGGGCCGGACCACCACCGTCGCCGGACGGACGGACCCGCCGCAATGCCCTCCGGCCCGGCCTGTGGACAACCGGGGTCCTGTGGACAACCCACGCGGCCAAATCGATCCAGAACGCCGAACTGTCGGGGGAATGCGGCAGAATTCGCCCGGGGGGCGCGGTAATTCCGGTGTGGACACGGCGGTGGCGGAAAACGTCCCGGGCTTCCGCTGATACAGCGGAAAAATCACATGGACGCTGGAAAGTGGCCTCGGGGGAGCCTGAAATGACCGCTGGGAGCGGAAACCGGAGGCCGAAACCCGGGGAGGGCGGAAACTCAGGCAGGGCCGAGTCGGGGCGGAAACCCGGGCAGGGCAGTTAATTTCGGCAAGGCGGAAACCGGGGGCAGGGCGGAACTCGGGGCCGGAAACCGATGCAGGGCAATGGCCGAGGCCAGGCAAGGCAATGACGGGGCCAGGCGATGACCAGTGCAGGGTAGGGCAATGGCCGGAGCCGAGCAATGGGCTGGGCAGGGCTGGGCAATGACTGGGGGCAGGGCAATGACCTGGGCTGGGCAACGACCCCGACTTGACCGGGCGGGCGACGGAGCCGGGCAACGACGCGGGCTGGGCAGGCAGAAACCGGGGCCAAAGGACACTGACGGGGCGGTAGCCAAGGCCGGTGAACGCAGGCGACGAAGCAAACAAGGCTGGGCAAGACAGGAAACTTGGCTGGGTGAGGCCGAAACCGGGGCTAAGAGCGCTGGCGGGACAGCGGTCCGGGCACGCCAACCCAAGCAGGACAGCACCCCGAGCACACTAACCGGAGCAGGGCGGCGATCCGGTCGCGTGTCAACCCGAGCAGGGCAGCAACCCGGCCGTGCCAACCAGGCACGCTAACCCAGTCGAGGCAGAAACCAGGCCGGGTCGAAACCGAGTCGAAAAGCCAGGCAGGACGAAAAACCAGCGTGAGCGGAACCGGGAGAACGGAAACCGGAGCGGAATAGAGGGCGGCCCTCGCCAGGGGGGAGGGACGAGGGCCGCCAGGGGTTCAGCCCCGGGGGGTCGGACTGAACCTGGCCCGGTTCAGCACCGGGCTCCTCCACTGTAGCTCTGCCGGGCACTGGTTGGCCTGCCAGGCGACACCTACGATTCGGTAACGGCATCCGAAGCCGGAAGTACTGTCCTGTCATGGATTTTCGCACCGGGCAGGCGCGCCGGTGTTCGATCAACGCGAGATCCTGTCGGTCCGTTCTCCTATCCTGATCACGTGGCCGAACCCAGCAGCGCCCCACCGCGCGAATCCAGCCCCCAAGAACCCCCGCGCGCCGTCGCGGCGTTCTTCGATCTCGACAAGACGATCATCGCTTCTTCCAGCGCGCTGGCGTTCAGCAAACCATTACTCAGAGAAGGGCTCATCAACCGTCGCGCCGCATTGCGGAGCGCGTACGCGCAACTCGTCTTCTCGCTCGCGGGCGCCGACGCGGACAAGACCGAGCGGATGCGCGCCGAGGTCTCCGCGCTCTGCGCGGGGTGGGACGTCGCCCAGGTTTCCGCGATCGTGCGGGAGACGCTGCACGACGTCGTCGACCCGCTGGTGTACGTCGAGGCCGCCGAGCTCATCGGGCGCCACCTCGCCGACGGTCATGACGTGGTGGTCCTGTCGGCCACCGGTGAGGAGGTGGCGGCGCCCGTCGCGGCAATGCTCGGCGCCACGCGCTGCGTCGCCACGCGTATGCAGATCGCCGACGGGCGATACACCGGGCAAGTCGACTTCTACTGCTACGGCGACAACAAAGCCCTCGCCGCGAAGCAGCAAGCCGCGACGTACGGGTACGACCTCGCCGAGTGCTACGCCTACACCGACTCGAGCACCGACGTCCCGCTGCTGGAGGTCGTCGGGCACCCGCACGCGGTGAACCCCGACAAGCTGCTGCGCCGGGAGGCCGGCGAGCGCGGCTGGCCGATCCTCGCGTTCGAGCGCCCGATGTCGCTGCGCAGCCGGATCCCGGCGCGCTCGGCCGGAATGGTGGCCCTCGGCGTGGGCGCCGTCGCGGCCGGCGCGACCTGGTACAGCCTGAGCCGTCGCCGCCGGTCCCGGGGCCCGCAGGCGTGAGCACCCGCTCGGCGGTACCGGACGGTAGTTTTCCTTGTGCAGCCAACGATTATCCGTCGCGCAGGGTGCCCGTGTCACTAGATCGAGCCTCTGTACCGGTGCACCCGTACGCGCACTTGAAGTGACCGGGCTCACGGCGTAGAAAGAAGGTGCGGACG
This genomic interval carries:
- the ssd gene encoding septum site-determining protein Ssd, with translation MATERPLVVATDETVLDEILRVAAVAGCELDREPDLLAARGRWTRAPLVVLDEEAAAVRVGLPRRAGVLLVCKGTPGEETWRRAFAVGADQVLCLPDDEADLIVAFADVVDGPAGPPGPVIAVVGGRGGAGASVLAAAVALEAARSSPALLVDCDPLGGGVDLLLGLEKEEGLRWPEVRLSGRVSIPRLVEALPSRDALPVLSCGREGPGPTPDALSAVVTAGRRAGRTVVCDLSRSLDDGALAVSAVADLVVLIVPQEFRACMAAKQVLRRLSAHSDRLSVVASGRSITGASPSSTAALLGPPLLATLPPERRLAESLESGEFTLHPRGPLTTTARAILASAQDHAAPAPPGYAAA
- a CDS encoding HAD family hydrolase; protein product: MAEPSSAPPRESSPQEPPRAVAAFFDLDKTIIASSSALAFSKPLLREGLINRRAALRSAYAQLVFSLAGADADKTERMRAEVSALCAGWDVAQVSAIVRETLHDVVDPLVYVEAAELIGRHLADGHDVVVLSATGEEVAAPVAAMLGATRCVATRMQIADGRYTGQVDFYCYGDNKALAAKQQAATYGYDLAECYAYTDSSTDVPLLEVVGHPHAVNPDKLLRREAGERGWPILAFERPMSLRSRIPARSAGMVALGVGAVAAGATWYSLSRRRRSRGPQA